In a single window of the Tigriopus californicus strain San Diego chromosome 2, Tcal_SD_v2.1, whole genome shotgun sequence genome:
- the LOC131892613 gene encoding uncharacterized protein LOC131892613: MQWQKTWEICKLSAVLHLLLAVSTPVHSIKCYECDPEDDYICSPTELFGESVQCADDVTTCHKGFTVEANNEITRSCGDPRDEPDEGDECPMVHEIDGNDRKISCHCGTDLCNMACIGTEIQYWLCPVALMLSLLQHGTQ; this comes from the exons ATGCAGTGGCAGAAGACATGGGAGATTTGCAAGTTATCGGCCGTGCTGCATCTACTTCTAGCCGTCTCGACACCGG TGCATTCCATCAAATGTTACGAATGCGACCCGGAGGATGACTACATTTGCTCACCCACGGAGTTGTTCGGGGAGTCCGTCCAATGTGCCGATGATGTGACCACGTGTCATAAGGGCTTCACAG TTGAGGCCAACAACGAAATTACTCGATCCTGTGGGGATCCCCGAGATGAGCCTGACGAGGGAGACGAATGTCCCATGGTCCACGAGATCGATGGAAATGATCGGAAAATATCTTGCCATTGTGGAACGGATCTTTGCAATATGGCTTGCATTGGTACCGAGATCCAATATTGGCTTTGTCCTGTCGCGCTCATGCTGTCTCTCCTTCAGCATGGCACTCAGTAA
- the LOC131892614 gene encoding uncharacterized protein LOC131892614 → MRAMWLWACLLVVVAMAVDEGGAINCYVCSDKRDNICKPFELWGNRTQCPSGVTTCYKSWSVEADPKTRRKCGSQMDEPDQGSCEEALEGANKIILCKCGDDLCNGSPRVQGVFGAVLTPITVWLVARTLHRPWLRTP, encoded by the exons ATGAGAGCCATGTGGTTGTGGGCATGTCTTCTCGTAGTGGTGGCCATGGCCGTGGATGAAG GTGGCGCCATCAATTGCTATGTTTGTAGTGACAAGAGGGACAACATTTGCAAACCCTTTGAATTATGGGGAAACCGAACCCAATGTCCCTCTGGAGTGACGACATGTTATAAAAGCTGGTCTG tGGAGGCCGATCCAAAAACGCGACGGAAATGTGGATCACAGATGGATGAACCCGACCAAGGATCGTGCGAAGAGGCCTTGGAAGGTGCtaataaaatcattttgtgcaaatgcgGCGATGATCTTTGCAATGGCTCACCTCGTGTCCAAGGCGTATTTGGAGCGGTTCTGACACCAATAACAGTTTGGCTCGTTGCCCGGACTCTGCACCGACCCTGGTTACGAACTCCATGA